The DNA window ggggttaaaaaaaaaagatcgcCGCTGAACGTTCTGCAGCAATTTCATGTGGCAAATGCTCTACCGCCTGATATATTATATGACCTTTTTGAATTTGGCTTGGTGTCAGAAAGTTTAGTTTTACTCATAGATCAGTATGTCTTGTCTGGATACTTCAGCCTTCAGTACCTTGCAGGCAGGGTGAAGGAGTTCCACTACAAAGGAACTGATAAAATCAATAGGCCCGAGTTTGTTATTTTGAGAGGGTCTGTACACATTAAGCAAAAAGCTGTGCAAGGTTGGTGTCTCTTAAGGTTATATCCATTACTGGTGGGTGATGCAGTGCCAGAAGGCAACCACAAATGGAAAGTTCTGTTAGCTCTACTGAATATAGAAGAATTTATAATGTGTCCATCAATGTCATGTGCAAGCATTGAATTCTTAAATGATGTGATACAACAGTTCCATTatctttatgaaaaataatttccaaacaAAACTCTCAAGCCAAAGAGACATTTTACTTTGCATTACCCAGAGATAACCCACAGATTTGGGCCACAGAGAAAAGTGTGGACCATGAGATTTGAGGCCATAGTTTATCGTTGATGTTTCAAGACGTACCAAAAACAGGAGGAATCTAGCCAAAACAATGGCAATGAGACGCCAGTATAAACTCCGTTCACATTTTAAAAGCAATGGATTTCTTGGAATAGATGCCTTTGACCTGATTAATCCTGTCAGATTGCCTGTGAATTCACTCGGAAAAGAACGAAACCTTGTCAATGCATTTGTTGGGGAAGGGGATTTTTGTCAGTAAAGCATCAGGTTGTACAGTTAACTGCCTCACATACAACACAGGGACAATGGTTGTCAGTAGCTATGAATTTGACAGTCTTCAATTTTCTTCAGTGACTGTTGCTTTGTTCTTTGGGGAAACTTTTTATGTATTGTCAAAGATACCAAACTGTTGATTATCACAGGCATCTTCATGTTTACATTGTACAGCCAATGAGAAGCTATGAAATCCTGAGCATTCCAGATCTTTGTGATCATTACCCATTGCCTTGTTATGTGAACAAAGGTGAAAATACGATCATCCTACATCACTACGTTCGTGGCGACTGAATAATgacaaattttaaacagaactcggtaatcagtaataaattttaatctattttatgTAAATTGGTGTGTACCTTCCAGTGACAAATTTTATCAAAAGACTtgacatattttatgaaaatttgtttgcctttttgtgacaaatttcattaacattttcaaacagagagaacttgtgtcatattaatatgtatcatgcaTATTTACACCAAAATCAACACTATCATCACCATCTATTAAGGCCAGACTACTTATATTTGCTTTCACCTTTTAAAGGCTACTATTTGTTAgggaaaaaaaactaaattaattatttaactgaTTTATTACCAGTACTGCTGATGTTAAATTTATGgaaatttaatatatcattttggtgttttgtagttgttcttcAATGACAACTGTTctgcatgtgtatacatataaatcatttttcGTCAGTACCATACTTTGAGATTCCAGAGAGATGGCTTTATCCTTCCACATTACCTACAATTGATGTAGATGCTACCAACTTGTCAGCTCAAGTGTACATGGAAGACTGGCAGGATTGGGTGGATGTTCAATGGTCTAACCTTCCAAAACCACGAGCAAAGTTGCGTGTTTCACTGGTGTCTAATGCTGAGGCCTCTGACGGAGAGATAGCTATTGTGATAAGTCATTTGTAAGAATGCGCAACCCATTTAAATTTGAGTGATTATAATCGTTTTTGTAGTCATTGGAAATCACTCTGCGGAAACTTTATTCCaaagaaaagaagtaaaattgttcagtatacattattcaacattaattaatttattaatttttattacaaatttagacccattaaaaatttatttttgaccaGAATCCACCGAACCCTGAAGTGCCTTCAAGCAAGCAGAGTGCATCTTCACCCGGTCTCAGTACTGAACAAATTCAGTCCATATCATCATGGTAAGATATGTCCTAATGAATGTCAAACAGATCTTTCAATCTGTTGGTGAAATAGTTTCATCTTTCACTTGAAACAATTAGGCCTTAGTTAGTATTTCATTGCAATCAGTCAACCCCAATTTGTAAGTGTTTTgaactatttgatattttctttggtcAGCATCTTAGCATTCAAGCCTTGGCCAGTACCCTTTTAGCTGGAAAATTTGTCAAGTTTGCCTAGCTCTACTGCTTTTCTGTTATCGCAAGGAAAGCCTGTTGGGAAAGAAGGTCGCTTCCATTTACTGGATGCAGTCTACACTGAGGTTTCCAACTATACCTTGTAAGTGCTGTGCAGTGAATACCATGTGTACCATTTCTGATTACAAGCGTGCAATTATATCTCTTTAGATGTCTTCATCTGTACTTGATAGCCTGCCCAACCTCTATTTTCCAGATATCCCACTTCAAGGCAGTATGACCAAGTAGTGGATGACATATTTAAGCGCTACCCTCAGCTGTCAAATGCCCTAAATCTAACACCCCAAGGTGTTCGTGTAAGTACTATCCACATGTGcattatgtttgttgtgaaatatattttcatcacaaatatattcttttatctatacatTTGACTTCATGAGCCCAATGACATTCGTCCTAAAATGCACAACAGGAATGACCACTTGGTAAGGGTGTAAATGTATTCCGCAATAAATATgttcattagttacaaaataaattaaatggcaTTTTCGTGTGTTGTATAATATTAGGgaagaaacaagtgaaaattttgtgggaagttatattttttaaagtacacaCAAGTAGATATATCTACCAAGGAGGGGTTGTGAAAAATACCATTATGATACTAtgaaatacttgttttgtttgtatacggATGTAACATGACTCAACTAATGAAACTCAACAAATTTGACGCTAAAGAGAATACATTGTCAAGATGAACTCGtacaactgatttattaaccAGTATGTTTATGACTTTCAGTTTATCAGATTAAACCTGAAAAAATGCCAAAAgttgtttaaaagaaatactgtttaaaataaatatagttacacCAGGGCAGGTTTGTTATTCATTCTCAATAGAACTAATTCTGTCTAACTGCAGGAGCTGTGAGGGATGAGGCTTCGTCAGAGATTCCAGAATAATAGAAAGCGGAAGAATTCATCATTACCTAtagtccaagaaagaaagaaaaaagacgAAAACTGCAACAGATGAAACCCCATCTCCAAACTACATCTCAGAACAGAGGCTATATGGATTAAAGCAATACTTGTGTGAAAAGCCAGTTGGGGAGAATGAAACTTCTACCAAAAAAACACAAGGAATGGATGAAAACTCGTCTGCATTGCAAAAAAAGGGTGATCTTTGTAAAGTGGACTTGCTTATGGACAAAACTCTGCATGGTCGTAGGAAACTGGTCATTGTCAACACTCCTGTCAATGAATTTATAGAGAATTATCCTTTCCTTGTGGCATCACCAGCACAGctattgaatgaatttaagcGGCTAGGAAATGATGAAAAAAAAGGGGTGTCCAACTTTTTCTCTCAGTACAAGGACTCAGTAAATTCTTACCTGCAGGACAGAAAAATATCACCCGGAAATAATCCATTGCTAGCAATTCTTATGAAACAGTCCTCACACATGCCTGATGTTACATATAGTATTGCCATTCTTGGTATCCCTTTTCttctaaaagaaagtgaaagtatcatGGTGGGTACTGAAGTTAGGGAACCTGCTGAGAGTGGTATATACATTCAATTTGGtcaatttctcagttttgtgatCAGGAATTCAAACTATATGTTGATGGTTTTGATATTTGTGCCACTGAAGATTTTGTGGAAGCATTCACTATGTGTGTAGGGAGGTTTTGTATTTTCAACTTTGCATTTCCAACAAAACTCAAGAGTTGTTCTGAAGCTCTATGATGAGTCCAGGAAAATTACCGAATCTGATAAAGATGCAGACAGATGTGTTCTTCAGTTGCTTGATCTCttgaatgtcaaaaaacatagcaGCGGGAAATCTGTCAAAACGTCAAAAGGTAAAGGAAGAAGAAAGTGTTCAAAGCCGTAAGGTTAAATTAGATCTGGTAATAGTAACTTGTCAAGTGTATTTGATCCAGGGTGAATTTTCAAAAAACAAGTgtaaagttcagttgtttattttcaaattgttgctgcattttgagttttattttggtacatgtatattgatgtacacttgtgttcagtttgaaataaaaatggtgctgctaaaatgcattttacatttttcagGATGGTTGCAGGTTACTGGGACTTAGGTTGAATCATCAGATGGCTGCGGGGTTGACTGCTCAGTGATGGTTCTGCTGACCACAACTGACTGAAGATGGTCTCTTTGCCTAACAGTGACATTGCAGAGGTGGTCCTGACCGAGTCAACATGAATTATATTCCATGGCCGTTGGATAGTCATAATGACAACAGTCCATTATTAATGGATGGTCATAATGACAACCGCTCCTTGGAAGAATAGAGTCACACTGACTATGTCTTAACTACTCTGTAGTGGTTTGCAGGTAGGCAATGAGACTGGTCAAGTAGTCAGCATTGGTCAGAATAACTACCAAACGAGTCATAACGAGTATCATagagcagtcaaatttattacCTACCAGGTATCCCTGCCACCATCACCTGACTATTTTCCGACTAAACAATAGTAAAAATGACTAATATTTAATAGTCATATTAGGTAGTCATCGATTTTAGCGACAACTTGGAGACTTTTGAGGCACCGCTTGACTACCTGATTTACTATTCAAAAGTAGTCCGCCTTGACTAGTTCTTATTTTTAGTGGAACAACTCGGCCAGAGGCGTAACgtttcctaatttagaaatgctGACCAGAGAATGAGCAACCAGTTAGTAACACGTGACAAACACAGCTACTCTTAATCAAGTGAAACATCAAGATTGCCATTTTTACAACTTGTCTACAGAAGGAAAATGCGAAGCGTTTCAACAGATTATATGAGATTATCAACAAATGGGCCACAGCTGGTCCAAGTGGTTATTTTCACTTCTTCAGAGAATACAGATTTACGAATAGGTTATTTTATACACAATAAGTTACTGATAAGCTACAATCACGTGCCTTTTAAATAGTATCATATTCAAAGAGGTGTGAACCATCTCCCATGATAAACGTCAATCAATAGATGATAAATAATGGAACAAGTAAATATCTAAGTGGATAATTAGCAAGCATGGTTATCCATTCAAGACGagttttaagaaaacaatattatataagcTGTAACTCAGTGATACATTGCCATTGAAACTACTAACGAAAACAATGACGTAAGCATTATAAACCTAATTTTGGTTAATTGTTGTATTGatcaaataaacaatgaaaaattttCCCGATAGAAAAGATAGACAAGATTTCACGAAAAGTTACAGAAAATGACCAGATAAATAGGtaacatgaagaaaaataaatatcaccCTGTTAACAAACACCCCAGTTACTCTAGCTTGTATCACAATCACGTATGgcacagagaacagatagccctcgagtagctttgtgcgaaattcaaaacaattattacacAGAGAATAGCACTCTTATGTACGTAAGCTTTTAATTACCTTAAACATGGATCATAAAGCTTTGACGTGCAGAAATACaaagtttaaacttaaaatatttgccGGTCACCATGGCAAATCATATGTACTGACACATTTTTACCTCGTCATTAAATTACGAATATCAGAAGTACAGAAACATGATGACCAGTTTGTATTTCGTTTCGTCATTATGTAAGGATGACATAAAAGCTTTGAACAACACAATCActaaattaacactcctacgaaaagtggggcctaataggccccagagcaacttgaaaggttattaatattaggctaataaatttgtatttaaatgaaattgccatttcatttgattaaaTGAAATCAGATCATATTTAATgatctttaaataatatttaaagaccaaattaaatgaaatcaaatgaaatggcaatttcatttaaatacaaatttattagcctaatattaataacctttcaagttgctctggggcctattaggccccacttttcgtaggagtgttaaataaaaCAGAGGCGTCGCTAGGTGTTTAAATTATTCGAGGCTTTAACCCATAGGTGCGGAAATTTTCGGCGTTTCAGTACAATATCTAATTTTAAGACACCGACTGGGGATTCTGAGTACTGTTAAGTAGAACTGAGGCAAGGGTCGGGGTCGCTATTCTCAGCGGTACCTCTGGGTTATGGGACTCAACTTCTAAATAAAGTCGAAGCTATTTGAAATAATGCGTGCAAGTCCATGTAAATTAGAAGGGATGCGATCCGACGGCAGACAGGGAAGGCAGACACTGACTCAATATCATAACTAATATAATGaacctttaaataaaacaaccaaTTTTCGTTCTGACCTACGAATGCAATTGTACAAGATATaacttaagattaaaaaaaaacaacaacttctatGAATAAAAGAACACTGTGGTACTAAAGCCTAGAACGCCAGCACTATTTACTTCTAACCGTTGTCTAAACGAACATGATGCTGTGCTTAACTAGTTTTACTCACGTTATCCTTTGTTCCTGGGAATATCTCTACCTTAGAATACAAGAATCTTGTGTCATAAAGACAAGAAAACCAGCTCTTAACAAGATAAGTGTGCAATCACTGAAATTATAATCGTcaaaacgtaaaaaataaaaataaacgaagGTGAACTTGATTACCTCAACTGAGAATTGTTTCGGAGGATCCAACTCCTTGTTAGTGACATCCGACCAGGACAAATGGAGAAATAAGAACGGGACTTTGCAGTAATGGTTATTTTATGTATGGTGAATGAGGTGagtatttatttcagtaaagctattgaaatataatttgacTGTGGTGAGAAAAGGACAACTCATAACACGCACTCATATAGGTTGAATGTGACGAGTCAAGAGCAGCTCAAACAACATATCCACAAGTGCTTTGTAAACAAAACAGCGTTGGTTCTTTATCAGGGGTGTGAAATATCGAAGcctctaaaaaacaacaaccaacaataACGATGCACACTGACTAAAATTCTTCGTAATGGTTATACTGGCGAGATTGTCCATCAAAATGACTTAGTTTTAGATGGACATGTGAAATGTGAGTTTACTACTTTTTATCGATTCTGATATGATCATTAACATACAACGTAAGACTTATTTTCATATAACACTCCAATTAGGACCATTTGAGAGCTTTTGGACTGGTATTGGGAATTATGTTACTGGCTTTTTACTACTTCATTATAAGTGCAAAGAAGCAGTGACAACAGACGTCTAAAAAAGGAATTGCTGGGATCTATAATATTGAATAAGTATGTTGTATTTATAGGAGTATTTCAGATGAGGTTCTAATATACATTATCTAACCTGATAAAACTGGTTCCCATTACGTAAAATTGTTCATTTCTTGAAGACCAATTTCCTAATAGAGGACGCGGAAAAGTTTGTTATAAACTAAATCATCTACAATAATCAGAGGgaagatatttaacatcactAACGTATATTCTTTCCATCTAGG is part of the Tachypleus tridentatus isolate NWPU-2018 chromosome 4, ASM421037v1, whole genome shotgun sequence genome and encodes:
- the LOC143248785 gene encoding uncharacterized protein LOC143248785 isoform X2, giving the protein MTETRTDIAHLPCNRADDGKKKSRIHRTLKCLQASRVHLHPVSVLNKFSPYHHGAVRDEASSEIPE
- the LOC143248785 gene encoding uncharacterized protein LOC143248785 isoform X1, which encodes MDENSSALQKKGDLCKVDLLMDKTLHGRRKLVIVNTPVNEFIENYPFLVASPAQLLNEFKRLGNDEKKGVSNFFSQYKDSVNSYLQDRKISPGNNPLLAILMKQSSHMPDVTYSIAILGIPFLLKESESIMVGTEVREPAESGIYIQFGQFLSFVIRNSNYMLMVLIFVPLKILWKHSLCV